The Chitinophagales bacterium genome has a window encoding:
- a CDS encoding neutral zinc metallopeptidase: MRWQGRRESSNVEDRRSGGSSGKMIGGGVGVLVIAAIVYFLGGDPTVVLQQAGDLQSSSTEQYTPDAAENEAAQFVSVVLAETEDFWHREFADMGYEYKEPTLVLFHSSVESGCGQAGAASGPFYCPLDQKVYIDLSFYDELHGRFGAPGDFAMAYVVAHEVGHHVQTLLGISEKVRALKESRSEVEANKLSVMQELQADFFAGMWAHYTDRMQNILDEGDIDEALNAANAIGDDRLQKRFGNGTVVPDAFTHGTSAQRVRWFKKGYDTGDISQGDTFGTREL, encoded by the coding sequence ATGCGCTGGCAGGGACGCAGAGAAAGCAGTAATGTAGAAGACCGCCGTAGCGGCGGTAGTAGTGGAAAAATGATAGGAGGAGGCGTTGGTGTACTAGTCATCGCAGCTATCGTTTACTTTTTGGGAGGAGACCCAACGGTTGTATTGCAACAAGCTGGCGATCTGCAAAGCTCATCAACAGAACAATACACTCCTGATGCAGCAGAAAATGAGGCTGCACAGTTCGTGTCGGTAGTATTAGCAGAAACTGAGGATTTCTGGCACAGAGAGTTTGCTGATATGGGTTATGAATATAAAGAACCCACACTGGTGCTATTTCATAGTTCTGTTGAGTCAGGTTGCGGACAGGCAGGTGCAGCAAGCGGACCTTTTTATTGCCCGCTTGACCAGAAAGTATATATCGACCTGTCTTTCTACGACGAACTGCATGGACGTTTCGGCGCACCCGGTGATTTTGCTATGGCATATGTAGTGGCTCACGAAGTTGGACACCATGTACAGACACTTTTAGGCATCTCTGAAAAAGTAAGGGCATTAAAAGAATCACGTAGTGAGGTGGAAGCTAATAAACTATCTGTAATGCAGGAACTTCAGGCTGATTTCTTTGCCGGTATGTGGGCTCATTATACAGACAGGATGCAGAATATACTGGATGAGGGAGATATAGACGAAGCACTGAATGCAGCCAATGCAATAGGTGATGACAGGTTGCAGAAACGGTTTGGTAACGGTACCGTAGTTCCTGATGCTTTTACGCACGGTACATCTGCCCAGAGAGTACGCTGGTTCAAAAAAGGCTATGACACAGGCGACATCAGCCAGGGTGATACTTTTGGCACGAGAGAACTTTAG
- a CDS encoding heme-binding domain-containing protein, translated as MAKKIMYGLLAVLVVIQFIRPQKNVSEIPSQNDIRVQHPLPGNVESILKRACFDCHSNNTEYPWYTNIQPVGWWLQNHINEGKEELNFSEFATYSAKKADHKLHEVVEMVEEKEMPLSSYTLIHKDAILTAQETETLINWANQLRQEIYPR; from the coding sequence ATGGCTAAGAAAATAATGTATGGATTGCTGGCTGTATTGGTGGTCATCCAATTCATTCGCCCCCAAAAGAATGTGTCTGAAATACCCTCGCAAAACGACATCAGGGTACAGCACCCATTACCGGGCAACGTAGAAAGTATTCTGAAACGAGCCTGTTTTGATTGCCACAGTAACAATACCGAATATCCATGGTACACCAATATACAGCCTGTAGGCTGGTGGCTGCAGAACCATATCAATGAAGGTAAGGAGGAGTTGAACTTCTCTGAATTTGCTACATACAGTGCTAAAAAAGCAGACCATAAACTACATGAGGTAGTAGAAATGGTGGAAGAGAAAGAAATGCCGTTGAGCAGTTATACGCTGATACACAAAGATGCCATACTTACGGCACAGGAAACTGAAACATTGATCAACTGGGCGAACCAACTTCGCCAGGAAATCTATCCGAGATAA
- the xth gene encoding exodeoxyribonuclease III, with translation MRIISYNVNGIRAAIKKGFMDWLATDPADVICLQETKAVKENIDHQELEELGYQNYWFSAEKKGYSGVAIFTKKKPTEVFYGNGIEQSDFEGRVIRADFGDISLINAYFPSGTSGDERQTYKYQWLDEFYDYLNELRKTRPNLIICGDYNICHKEIDIHNPVGNKKSSGFLPEERAWMDKFFDNGYVDTFRHFNKEPHHYTWWSQRFPSVRLENKGWRIDYISVTDPLAKKLKAADIYPDVKHSDHCPIYLELKK, from the coding sequence ATGAGAATTATATCCTACAACGTAAACGGAATAAGAGCAGCCATAAAAAAGGGATTTATGGACTGGTTAGCCACAGACCCTGCAGACGTGATATGCCTGCAGGAAACGAAAGCAGTAAAAGAGAATATTGACCACCAGGAACTGGAAGAGTTGGGCTACCAAAACTACTGGTTCTCTGCCGAAAAGAAAGGATACAGCGGTGTAGCTATTTTTACGAAAAAGAAACCTACTGAGGTTTTTTATGGTAACGGTATAGAACAGAGCGATTTTGAAGGAAGGGTGATACGGGCCGATTTTGGGGACATTTCACTCATAAACGCCTACTTTCCAAGTGGTACAAGTGGTGACGAACGCCAGACCTATAAATACCAATGGCTGGATGAATTTTACGACTACCTTAATGAGCTGAGAAAAACTCGCCCCAACCTTATTATTTGTGGTGATTATAATATCTGTCATAAAGAGATAGACATCCATAACCCGGTGGGCAATAAGAAGAGTAGCGGTTTCCTGCCCGAAGAGCGTGCATGGATGGATAAGTTCTTCGATAATGGTTATGTAGACACCTTCCGTCATTTCAACAAAGAACCGCATCACTACACGTGGTGGAGCCAACGTTTTCCGTCCGTAAGATTAGAGAACAAAGGTTGGCGTATCGACTACATCAGCGTAACAGACCCGCTGGCCAAAAAACTTAAGGCAGCAGACATATACCCGGATGTAAAACATTCTGATCACTGCCCGATATATCTTGAGTTGAAGAAGTAA